In Eriocheir sinensis breed Jianghai 21 chromosome 17, ASM2467909v1, whole genome shotgun sequence, one genomic interval encodes:
- the LOC126999845 gene encoding transcriptional regulator ATRX-like isoform X2, with the protein MMEPFRMEEDPDGTSQQVAVIMTGKVYREAGLKYSKHPEVEGLLYDKLCSIGKHKLRDDVRKLALSIALSVPDKAFKPTVDWLDDFMRRFCLSKKMMGFHSSAMLKQKGYTQPKVNAETKLSMSQEDVFSFLGLNIDGDPSSNTDNSATPVTQMDKEVGNPATSGENCVDKESSESVSMLTNSGENTGEAKTVMEDNVNGTASTDISKESDVPGASKSTLNSVVDPSDKTAASEMDDESSEKGNMSEKLDEVPNTSQETLNVHETQKSNCEDGAENVVLLDDSDDIKEAQDVCVKENVESKIGKISIKKIEDLCDKGVEKKKKDGSNENTSEVEVSSGSSEEDEDASEEGDGTSAAESVEASGSEKDSAVSRQAAKYNEAEEINYSKAENKYYKKNIDALQKKLEGSVIKCTSCYEQVNHHIKSLVHTHPVLGVFICKKCRKYYGRGKFCKDKEGYDEYCRLCAEGGDLLCCEQEDCYNGFCKRCVKRTMGRAELKHVESTEGWACYVCDPAPLMELRALHRAILDNLRNSEEEDAALSRKDLKSKTLQNKFMGFKILQQLRSQKCTKTKTSNKLTKEVDETSKSDGNVDKKKEEKSQENKKKTKQTSAKIHEENEENKPSPILRNTMDKMLEMMSQCMDNVKTIESKWKKSNYSSEGTKRARHHVSKQLEAMKTNFETLVSDLLECPEEEVIQMTEKEHKETEQSGTEKEHKETEQSGKAPKRSKRLENKKQDGNSTEEQNSEDKSYQEENNISESCESPSKPDSFEKEAKLSGDEVIEGQANDPKSPVVEKVDMEVAPSGEFADSVNPEDDESQRSSKACLPSNDEDSLPDLMNVINDIISDPEESMDNESNATMTKSLDIDNDIPKLSEDVGKKRKREEKNLDNGIAADGTDEEVEKSKDKGESNSKSSRILRSKSSTDKPKLGSDSESDEKTEKTPQRTSQRFKRRKLSKDSDNDDTSESRNLNKKEKNKDNSKGKKKDDKDTNKLEKDQVQSDEISDTNKSEEVEADKQEENGNKNKGKNKKASSGNDASDMEADKGSGSDKETDTTVQKKKKASTQNNGASKRGKTEKEKKEKSSTDNNAGKRRKSRRGKTRRQSDQSEDDKCLGLVEGSDTSEEENTDEEIQRRREDHTEKTRDKKKKIERKRSSESEGKEEKMDTVNSKGKTTKVEKKEKAESEEEKESDECKEGSGSQEEKMKTEGNETPAIKTDDDADTKTIKLEKKDGIKKEECDAKVEGNEDFPPSDKESPEKEDEKKVSKKKKVQSTKTENQRAKAAILGSESDVEVDEKPKPRSKKKHIKRQRDSQSKRKSRKKLVLLTEEEQEELKGKQLNGKCHVRVKSLSSNIQKKLEVDEFIYTSDYPEFDDGCDADEEDSDKEFSKLMKFRCGKMKPRPKCKSLRRNSSDEETKKVSDEDKQDDANGEEADAGSKTEEGENTENKNSKKSSKKKEGLLDIDIDKDGEEENEEEEVDDIKKKTKGGGISLNEKMKKHILLSSEEEAEDEEEEDQGDSPEKEKEEEERERKKYDKKKEKEKAGKENEESSDEEVPPKVRKGYMNLNISTDEEEKEETNEEESEEEAKSAYEDDSDFEESPRKRRAFQISSSDSEGGTKKSRPDESSEEESEEEEEKPKSKRKRIRKMSSSSDGDDDDDDDDDDEKKDSPSKHKKIRKVIRDEDLLETTKNATQEEEERRKRIAERQKNYNQIFLIDVESDQKDMEKLVLDFDPETKSELVSVNEKLVKFLKPHQFKGIKFMWDATVESLEQLKSNAGGGCILAHCMGLGKTLQVITFCHTLLTNKSVSKEVQRIMVCCPVNTIFNWLAEFKNWLKGRLMTFDVIELASAKDLWGRAYRLDDWWKEGGICIIGYTMFRNLSNSKNKRYKGKMKEIFQKTLIDPGPDIIVCDEGHMLKNEKTALSIAINKIKTRRRIVLTGTPLQNNLKEYHCMIQFVKPNLLGTKKEFMNRFVNPIEQGQCVEAMPRDVRRMKRRAHILHNLLEGCVQRFDYSVLKPFLPPKFEYVISVQLSEIQIKLYQYYLDNLARGGPKRQGSGLFVDFGALSRVWTHPKVLELAVRRKAFDEDDEEDDLDGFICDDSTTSESSDDERPKKKKKGPKKKDDKSDEEENEEIVDEPEPPGPIPGLTESGKVRVDWWKKVLLDAVGDDFEENGFLDQIEHSGKLILLLNILKECCSIGDKVLLFSQSLLTLDMIEDFLQAIDEGDIELPKDDDSLPLPFKKWKRDRDYLRLDGSTSPDTRKTLCNIFNKASNDRCRLFLISTRAGGLGINLVGANRVIIFDSSWNPSHDTQSIFRVYRFGQKKPCYIYRFVAQGTMEEKIYSRQVTKMSTALRVVDEHQIKRYFKMEELAQLYEFTPSDVDIRETPIVPKDRLLAELLQKQKDWIVSYHEQDSLLENQTSEELNEDERKAAWEDYENEKKGFMVQQHPNSVMSVMGAPTTMNYPGGPTLSLSSFNFESVVNSIRAQNPNMTPLEICESVLLATKQIQKIHLNHYHRVQAMLYNLKNPMIAPEQRKLLPFGSHPEMLPLLEGQLRVLEDNIQRENQIISHIDKGIGQQNNLLSTASLMSAGLIRGQPQSSGINSATTSYVERPSTSSVGGPSHQEKKTASNDVILLD; encoded by the exons ATGATGGAGCCCTTCAGAATGGAGGAGGACCCTGATGGCACCAGCCAGCAGGTGGCCGTCATCATGACTGGAAAG GTATATCGAGAAGCTGGGTTGAAGTACAGCAAACATCCTGAGGTTGAAGGGCTCCTTTATGACAAGCTTTGCTCCATCGGGAAGCATAAATTGAGAGACGATGTTAGGAAACTTGCACTCAGCATTGCTCTGTCA GTCCCTGATAAGGCATTCAAGCCAACTGTTGATTGGCTTGATGACTTTATGAGGCGATTTTGTCTTTCTAAGAAGATGATGGGCTTCCACAGTTCTGCCATGCTAAAACAAAAG GGGTATACACAGCCTAAAGTAAATGCAGAAACCAAACTGAGTATGTCTCAAGAAGATGTGTTTAGTTTTCTTGGCTTGAATATAGATGGTGACCCATCCTCTAACACAGACAACAGTGCTACTCCAGTCACTCAGATGGATAAAGAAGTGGGTAACCCTGCTACCAGTGGAGAAAACTGTGTTGATAAAGAGAGTTCAGAAAGTGTCAGTATGTTAACAAATAGTGGTGAAAACACAGGTGAAGCTAAAACTGTGATGGAAGATAATGTAAATGGAACAGCGAGTACAGATATTAGCAAAGAAAGTGATGTCCCTGGTGCAAGTAAAAGCACTCTAAACAGTGTTGTGGATCCATCAGATAAAACAGCTGCTTCTGAGATGGATGATGAGTCTAGTGAAAAAGGCAACATGTCAGAAAAATTAGATGAAGTACCAAACACTTCGCAGGAAACTTTAAATGTCCATGAAACCCAAAAGAGCAACTGTGAGGATGGAGCTGAAAATGTTGTGTTGTTAGATGACTCTGATGATATCAAAGAGGCCCAAGACGTGTGTGTAAAGGAAAATGTTGAGTCTAAGATTGGAAAAATTTCCATTAAAAAGATTGAGGATTTGTGTGataaaggagtagaaaaaaagaaaaaagatggcaGCAATGAAAACACTTCTGAGGTGGAAGTATCCTCTGGCTCATCTGAAGAAG ATGAGGATGCTTCTGAGGAAGGGGATGGCACATCTGCTGCAGAAAGTGTAGAAGCATCAGGCAGTGAAAAAGATTCTGCAGTGTCAAGACAAGCTGCAAAATATAATGAAGCTGAAGAAATAAATTATTCAAAGGCAGAAAACAAATATTACAAAAAGAATATTGATG CTTTGCAGAAAAAACTTGAAGGATCTGTGATTAAGTGTACATCTTGTTATGAGCAAGTCAACCACCATATCAAGTCTTTGGTTCACACTCATCCAGTTCTTGGTGTCTTCATATGCAAG AAGTGCCGTAAGTACTATGGCAGAGGCAAATTCTGCAAAGACAAAGAAGGATATGATGAATATTGTCGTCTGTGTGCTGAGGGTGGAGATCTCCTGTGCTGCGAACAAGAAGACTGCTATAATGGATTCTGCAAG CGTTGTGTGAAGCGCACGATGGGCCGAGCTGAGTTAAAACATGTTGAATCTACTGAGGGATGGGCGTGCTATGTGTGTGACCCTGCACCACTAATGGAGCTGCGGGCCCTTCACCGGGCTATCCTCGACAATCTCAGAAACTCAGAGGAGGAAGATGCTGCCCTCTCAAG aaaGGACCTGAAAAGTAAAACTCTGCAGAACAAGTTTATGGGCTTTAAGATATTACAACAGCTCAGGTCACAAAAAtgcaccaagaccaagaccagtaACAAATTGACGAAAGAAGTTGACGAGACTTCAAAAAGTGATGGTAATGTtgacaagaagaaagaggaaaaatcacaggaaaataagaaaaagactaAGCAGACCAGTGCTAAAAtccatgaagaaaatgaagaaaataagccATCTCCTATTTTGAGAAATACCATGGACAAAATGTTAGAAATGATGTCTCAATGTATGGACAATGTCAAAACCATAGAGTCCAAATGGAAGAAATCTAACTATTCTTCAGAAGGAACGAAAAGGGCTAGACATCATGTTTCAAAGCAGCTGGAGGCAATGAAAACAAACTTTGAGACGTTAGTGAGTGACTTACTTGAGTGTCCAGAAGAAGAAGTTATACAGATGACAGAGAAAGAGCACAAAGAAACAGAGCAGAGTGGCACAGAGAAAGAGCACAAAGAAACAGAGCAGAGTGGCAAGGCACCGAAAAGATCAAAACGCTTAGAAAATAAAAAGCAAGATGGTAACTCTACTGAAGAACAAAACTCAGAAGACAAAAGTTACCAAGAAGAGAACAATATTTCAGAAAGTTGTGAATCTCCAAGTAAACCAGATAGTTTTGAGAAGGAGGCAAAACTGTCTGGAGATGAAGTAATTGAAGGCCAAGCCAATGATCCTAAATCTCCAGTAGTAGAAAAGGTAGACATGGAGGTAGCTCCCTCTGGTGAGTTTGCTGATTCTGTAAATCCTGAGGACGATGAAAGCCAGCGTTCCAGTAAGGCCTGTCTTCCATCTAATGACGAAGACTCCCTGCCGGACCTAATGAATGTGATCAATGATATAATTAGTGATCCTGAAGAGTCCATGGATAATGAAAGTAATGCAACAATGACTAAATCTTTAGATATTGACAATGACATACCAAAGTTGTCAGAGGAtgttggaaagaaaagaaaaagagaagaaaagaatttgGATAACGGTATAGCTGCTGATGGTACAGATGAGGAGGTAGAAAAGTCTAAAGATAAAGGGGAAAGTAACAGCAAATCTTCTAGAATACTAAGATCCAAAAGTTCTACAGATAAGCCCAAGTTGGGGAGTGATTCTGAGAGTGATGAGAAAACTGAGAAAACCCCACAGAGGACCTCGCAGCGTTTCAAAAGGCGAAAATTAAGCAAAgacagtgataatgatgatacttCTGAGAGTAGAAAcctaaataagaaagaaaaaaacaaagataatagtaagggaaagaaaaaagatgacaaGGATACAAATAAGTTAGAGAAGGACCAAGTGCAGAGTGATGAAATCTCAGACACTAATAAAAGTGAGGAAGTGGAAGCAGACAAACAAGAGgagaatggaaataaaaacaaaggtaaaaacaAGAAAGCAAGTAGTGGGAATGATGCGTCAGACATGGAAGCAGATAAAGGAAGTGGatcagacaaagagacagatacCACagttcagaagaagaagaaagcgagtaCTCAGAATAATGGTGCCAGTAAGAGAGGTAAAactgagaaggagaaaaaggagaaatcaaGTACGGATAACAATGCCGGAAAACGTAGGAAATCAAGAAGGGGCAAGACAAGAAGGCAGAGTGACCAATCGGAAGATGACAAATGCTTAGGGTTAGTAGAGGGCTCAGACACATCTGAAGAGGAAAATACTGATGAAGAGATCCAGAGACGACGAGAGGATCACACGGAGAAAACcagggataagaagaagaaaattgagaggAAAAGATCTTCTGAGagtgaaggtaaagaagaaaaaatggacacTGTCAACTCTAAAGGGAAAACTACtaaagtagagaagaaggaaaaagctgaaagtgaagaggagaaagaaagtgatgaATGCAAGGAGGGCAGTGGCAgtcaagaagaaaagatgaaaacagaggGAAATGAGACTCCAGCCATCAAAACAGATGATGATGCTGATACAAAAACTATTAAATTGGAGAAGAAGGATGGCATCAAGAAAGAAGAGTGTGATGCAAAGGTAGAGGGGAATGAAGACTTTCCTCCAAGTGATAAGGAATCaccagaaaaggaggatgaaaaaaaagtctCTAAGAAAAAGAAAGTACAATCCACCAAAACAGAAAATCAGAGAGCAAAAGCTGCAATCTTAGGGAGCGAGAGTGATGTTGAGGTGGATGAGAAGCCTAAGCCCAGGAGCAAGAAAAAGCATATCAAGCGACAGAGGGATTCCCAAAGTAAACGAAAATCTCGTAAGAAATTGGTTTTGCTAacggaagaggaacaggaagaactgAAGGGAAAGCAGCTGAATGGCAAATGTCATGTTCGTGTAAAATCTCTCTCGTCCAATATTCAAAAGAAGCTGGAGGTAGATGAGTTTATCTACACATCTGATTATCCAGAGtttgatgatggttgtgatgcaGATGAAGAAGACTCAGACAAAGAATTTTCAAAACTAATGAA ATTCAGGTGTGGTAAAATGAAGCCTAGGCCTAAATGTAAGTCATTGAGAAGGAACTCATCagatgaagaaacaaagaaggtcAGTGATGAAGATAAACAGGATGACGCAAATGGTGAAGAAGCAGATGCTGGCTCCAAAACTGAAGAGggggaaaatacagaaaataaaaactCAAAAAAAAGTTCCAAGAAGAAAGAAGGTCTGCTAGACATAGACATTGATAaggatggtgaagaagaaaatgaagaagaagaagtggatgaTATTAAGAAAAAAACTAAGGGTGGTGGCATATCActgaatgagaaaatgaagaagcacATTCTTCTGAGTagtgaagaagaagcagaagatgaagaggaagaagatcaaggAG ATAgtccagaaaaagaaaaagaggaagaggaaagagaaaggaagaagtatgataaaaagaaagaaaaagaaaaggctggaaaggaaaatgaagagagctCTGATGAAGAG GTTCCTCCAAAGGTCCGGAAAGGCTACATGAACTTGAATATATCtactgatgaagaagagaaagaggaaacaaatgaagaagaatccgaggaggaagcaaagagtgcataTGAGGATGATAGTGACTTTGAGGAATC GCCAAGAAAGAGACGAGCCTTCCAGATTTCGTCGTCAGACAGTGAAGGTGGCACTAAGAAGTCAAGACCAGATGAGTCatcagaagaggaaag tgaagaggaagaggagaagcctAAATCCAAGAGGAAACGCATCAGAAAAATGTCATCATcctctgatggtgatgatgatgatgatgatgatgatgatgatgaaaagaag gattCTCcaagcaaacacaagaaaataaggaaggtcaTCAGAGACGAGGATCTGCTGGAAACTACCAAGAAtgccacacaggaggaggaggagcgacggAAACGTATTGCTGAGCGACAAAAGAAT TATAACCAAATATTCTTGATTGATGTTGAATCAGACCAAAAAGATATGGAGAAGCTGGTGTTAGACTTCGATCCAGAGACAAAATCAGAGCTTGTGTCAGTGAATGAAAAATTAGTCAAGTTTTTAAAGCCCCATCAG TTTAAGGGTATCAAGTTCATGTGGGATGCAACAGTGGAGAGCTTGGAGCAACTGAAGTCCAATGCAGGAGGTGGCTGCATCTTGGCTCACTGCATGGGTCTGGGCAAGACTCTTCAG GTCATCACATTTTGCCACACACTACTGACCAACAAGTCTGTGTCCAAAGAGGTACAGAGGATCATGGTATGCTGTCCTGTCAACACTATCTTCAACTGGCTGGCAGAATTCAAAAACTGGCTGAAGGGAAGACTGATGACTTTTGATGTGATTGAGTTGGCATC TGCCAAGGATCTATGGGGGCGTGCATACCGCCTGGATgattggtggaaggaaggaggcatcTGCATCATCGGTTACACCATGTTCCGCAACCTTtccaacagcaaaaacaaacgcTATAAAGGCAAAATGAAGGAAATCTTCCAAAAGACACTCATTGATCCAG gACCTGACATCATAGTGTGTGATGAGGGCCACATGTTGAAGAATGAGAAAACTGCACTGTCCATagcaatcaataaaataaagaccAGAAGGCGAATCGTTCTCACAGGAACACCTCTACAAAACAACCTAAAGGAAT ATCATTGCATGATACAGTTTGTAAAGCCAAACTTACTTGGAACCAAAAAGGAATTTATGAATCGATTCGTAAATCCTATTGAGCAAGGGCAGTGTGTAGAAGCCATGCCAAGAGAtgtgaggagaatgaagaggagagctcATATCCTCCATAATCTATTGGAGGGATGTGTCCAG agATTTGATTACAGTGTCCTGAAACCATTCCTGCCACCCAAGTTTGAGTATGTCATATCAGTGCAGTTATCTGAAATTCAGATTAAACTCTATCAGTATTACCTGGACAATTTGGCTCGAGGAGGCCCCAAGAGACAAGGCTCGGGACTTTTTGTGGATTTTGGAGCTTTGTCAAGAGTGTGGACTCATCCGAAGGTGCTTGAACTAGCTGTAAGGAGGAAAGCG TTtgatgaggatgacgaggaggatgaTTTAGATGGCTTCATCTGTGATGACTCCACAACCTCAGAATCTTCTGATGATGAGAGacccaagaaaaagaagaagggcccaaagaagaaagatgataaatcagatgaagaagaaaatgaggaaatagtAGATGAACCTGAGCCACCTG GCCCCATCCCTGGCTTGACTGAGAGTGGTAAAGTGAGAGTAGACTGGTGGAAAAAAGTTTTGTTAGATGCCGTCGGAGATGACTTTGAGGAGAATGGGTTCCTGGACCAAATAGAACACAGTGGCAAGCTCATCCTCCTGCTGAACATCTTGAAAGAATGCTGTTCAATTGGGGATAAAGT GCTACTATTCAGTCAGTCTCTTTTGACACTGGATATGATAGAAGACTTCCTACAGGCAATTGATGAAGGGGACATTGAATTACCAAAGGATGATGactccttacctttacctttcaaGAAGTGGAAAAGAGACAGAGATTACTTGCGCCTCGATGGCTCCACCAGTCCTGACACAAGAAAAACTCTCTGCAATATTTTTAACAAGGCATCCAATGATCG GTGCCGCCTTTTCCTGATTTCCACCCGGGCTGGAGGTTTGGGCATCAACTTGGTGGGAGCTAACAGGGTCATTATTTTTGACTCCTCATGGAATCCCTCTCATGACACCCAGTCTATCTTCCGAGTGTACAGGTTCGGCCAGAAGAAACCTTGTTATATTTATCGTTTTGTTGCACAG GGGAcaatggaagagaaaatatactCGAGGCAAGTAACCAAGATGTCGACGGCCCTTCGTGTTGTGGATGAACACCAGATTAAACGGTACTTCAAAATGGAGGAATTAGCTCAGCTGTACGAGTTCACTCCTTCAGATGTTGATATCAGAGAAACGCCTATTGTTCCGAAG GATCGGCTTCTGGCAGAACTGCTGCAGAAACAGAAAGATTGGATCGTGTCATATCACGAACAAGATTCCCTTCTTGAGAACCAGACCAGTGAGGAGCTAAATGAAGATGAACGAAAGGCTGCTTGGGAAGattatgaaaatgaaaagaagggttTCA TGGTACAACAACATCCAAACAGCGTGATGTCAGTCATGGGTGCTCCAACAACGATGAATTACCCAGGTGGTCCCACActgtccctctcctctttcaaTTTTGAGAGTGTTGTCAACAGCATCAGAGCTCAG AATCCCAATATGACTCCACTGGAGATCTGTGAGAGCGTGTTGCTGGCCACAAAGCAGATACAGAAGATTCACCTGAATCACTATCATCGAGTGCAAGCCATGCTTTACAAT CTCAAGAATCCCATGATTGCTCCTGAACAGAGAAAACTTCTTCCATTTGGAAGTCACCCAGAAATGCTTCCATTGTTGGAAGGACAGCTGAGGGTCCTGGAAGATAACATTCAGAGAGAAAACCAAATTATATCCCACATCGATAAAGGAATTGGACAGCAGAATAACCTGTTATCTACAGCTAGTCTG ATGTCAGCTGGCTTGATTCGGGGACAGCCACAAAGTAGTGGAATCAACTCGGCAACTACTAGTTATGTAGAGCGGCCATCCACCTCCTCAGTTGGAGGACCATCTCATCAAGAAAAG